The following are from one region of the Quercus robur chromosome 1, dhQueRobu3.1, whole genome shotgun sequence genome:
- the LOC126726155 gene encoding fasciclin-like arabinogalactan protein 11 has protein sequence MTKQTVFSFSLVLIFLFHCTKTIAQTPDILKILDKPGEFTVFIRLLKSTGMSDQINGEVQKSTSGYTVFAPNDKAFSDLRSGTINSLTDLQKVQLIQFHILATGVTLSNFQTLSNPVPTQAGGIGKGEFPLNVTSSGKQVQLATGVVKATLGKTLYSDDNLIVYQVDKVLLPLDIFSGYEPTVSAPAESPPVATKVNESGAESLILNGMWLYIGMAVNIAAFSL, from the coding sequence ATGACTAAACAGACTGTCTTTTCCTTCTCACTTGTACTTATTTTTCTCTTCCATTGCACCAAAACTATAGCCCAGACTCCCGATATCCTCAAAATCCTCGACAAGCCGGGTGAGTTCACCGTCTTTATCCGCCTCTTAAAGAGCACTGGAATGTCTGACCAAATCAACGGGGAGGTCCAGAAATCAACCAGTGGCTATACTGTTTTTGCTCCAAATGATAAGGCATTTTCAGACCTTCGATCGGGCACTATAAATTCTCTCACTGACCTACAAAAGGTCCAACTTATACAGTTTCATATCTTAGCAACTGGTGTTACTCTGTCAAACTTCCAAACTTTGAGCAATCCAGTGCCGACCCAAGCCGGTGGTATAGGCAAAGGTGAGTTCCCACTGAATGTGACTTCTTCCGGCAAGCAAGTTCAGCTTGCCACAGGCGTTGTCAAGGCCACACTAGGCAAAACGTTATACTCAGATGATAACTTGATTGTTTATCAAGTGGACAAAGTGCTTCTTCCACTGGATATTTTTAGTGGTTATGAGCCTACAGTATCGGCACCGGCAGAAAGTCCTCCTGTTGCTACTAAAGTGAATGAGTCCGGTGCAGAGAGTCTCATCCTGAATGGAATGTGGTTGTACATTGGAATGGCTGTGAATATTGCAGCATTTTCTTTGTGA
- the LOC126726164 gene encoding zinc finger protein BALDIBIS-like — MMSEDGIPVPSTVGGFVQELNSNPNPNPNSIPLKRKRSLPGTPDPDAEVIALSPKSLMATNRFLCEICNKGFQRDQNLQLHRRGHNLPWKLKQRTNKEVRKKVYVCPEKSCVHHDPSRALGDLTGIKKHFSRKHGEKKWKCEKCSKKYAVQSDWKAHSKICGTREYKCDCGTLFSRKDSFITHRAFCDALAEENARFTSVSAVNQNFKHDLINGTISNPQLAGIPQLPSAFHPEFAGSESVSNLIADGQKPKLPLWLDNAAQFRQIGITNNSNAYLASLPELVPNASMSNMFGSTSQMQWLNKYPEASFTSADLTISSLPRVLKEEQENKGNLSESGVTLYPNNNQNQQTGPGHMSATALLQKAAQIGSTRSNPSFNGTAFGLMSTSHSHVSNSRNEVQKIFRQQNQAGNMNELLNSFPSSTPNTTVGDGSMLVNSNSSSFLQNTKNLEHWLMSNNGKHDQHVPAGKHHASSNEVERSLTRDFLGVGGDASRPFLQQELAKFASMGSAMDLSHYTSGHH; from the exons ATGATGTCTGAAGATGGGATTCCTGTTCCCTCCACTGTCGGAGGGTTTGTTCAAGAACTGAActcaaaccctaaccctaatccaaattcaattccattgaagagaaagagaagctTACCAGGAACACCAG ATCCAGATGCAGAGGTCATAGCTTTGTCACCAAAATCCTTAATGGCAACAAACCGATTCTTATGTGAAATTTGCAACAAGGGTTTCCAGAGGGACCAGAACTTGCAGCTTCACCGACGCGGCCACAATCTTCCATGGAAGCTAAAGCAAAGAACAAACAAAGAAGTTCGCAAAAAGGTGTATGTTTGTCCAGAGAAGAGCTGCGTGCACCACGATCCGTCAAGGGCGCTAGGAGATCTCACTGGAATAAAGAAGCACTTCAGCCGAAAGCACGGCGAGAAGAAATGGAAGTGCGAGAAATGTTCTAAGAAGTATGCGGTGCAGTCAGATTGGAAGGCCCATAGCAAGATTTGTGGGACTAGAGAGTACAAATGTGACTGCGGCACACTTTTCTCCAG GAAGGATAGCTTCATAACTCATAGAGCATTCTGTGATGCTTTGGCTGAAGAAAATGCAAGGTTCACTTCAGTTTCAGCTGTCAATCAAAACTTTAAACACGATTTGATTAATGGAACAATATCGAATCCTCAACTAGCTGGAATCCCCCAATTACCCTCAGCCTTTCATCCAGAATTTGCTGGCTCCGAATCAGTGAGCAATCTTATAGCAGATGGGCAAAAGCCAAAGCTACCACTGTGGCTAGACAATGCTGCTCAGTTCAGACAAATTGGAATTACAAATAATTCTAATGCCTACTTAGCAAGCTTGCCTGAATTGGTTCCAAATGCATCTATGAGTAATATGTTTGGATCGACCTCTCAGATGCAATGGCTTAATAAGTACCCAGAAGCATCCTTTACAAGTGCCGATCTCACTATATCATCATTGCCAAGGGTACTAAAGGAGgaacaagaaaacaaaggaaatttGTCGGAAAGTGGAGTTACTTTGTATCCTAATAATAACCAGAATCAGCAAACAGGACCAGGTCACATGTCAGCCactgcacttttacaaaaagcagCCCAAATAGGATCTACAAGGAGCAATCCATCATTCAACGGCACAGCTTTTGGGTTGATGAGTACATCTCATTCACATGTGTCAAACAGTAGAAATGAAGTTCAGAAAATTTTCAGGCAACAAAATCAAGCTGGGAACATGAACGAATTGTTAAATTCTTTCCCTTCTTCAACTCCAAACACCACAGTTGGAGATGGGTCAATGTTGGTTAATTCAAACTCGAGCTCATTCTTGCAGAATACCAAGAATTTGGAGCATTGGCTAATGTCAAACAATGGAAAGCATGACCAACACGTTCCAGCTGGAAAGCACCATGCCAGTTCAAATGAAGTTGAGCGCAGTCTAACTAGAGATTTTCTTGGTGTTGGTGGTGATGCAAGCAGGCCCTTCTTGCAGCAAGAGCTAGCTAAGTTTGCttcaatgggttcagcaatgGACTTGAGCCACTACACTAGTGGGCATCATTGA